In Candidatus Manganitrophus morganii, the genomic window AGGCTTCATACGTTTCGTCGGCGGAAATCGGAAGGGTCTTCTCTTCGGCCGTGAGATGAACTTTCACGGTGGCGGCCGACGTCCCGCCCGGCAGGATCATCCAGCCGATCAAAACGCCCGCGGCGCCGATGGCGGCGGCTTTTTTCAAATGTGTCATGCACTGCTCCTTTATTTGTATGTTTTCATTCCGCCGTAACCTTCCCCATATTCAATTTAATCTTTCAGCACATTCAGACCGGCCGGCGCCGCGTAGTCGGGGCATTCGATCCGCAGCTCGCGATCGCCGAAAGGGGCCTCCACAAATCCGCAATGGTGCGGCTTCTTCGAATTCGGATACGCGTTCGGGGAAAAGAAGCGGCAATTGGTGCACATCCGCGCGATCGGAATCATCCCCCGCTCCTGAAATCCCCGGATCAATTTGATCAAGACAAGGAGGAGCGACTCCTGCTCTCCTTTGGAGAGGGTCCGAATCAAGTCGATCAGCTCGTCGGGAACGGTCTGCGACACGGCCAGCCGCTTTCCCCGCGCGCTGAGCGCCAGATGGGCCACCCTTCCGTCTTCGGTTCCCCGTTTCTTGGCGAGCAATCCCTTTTTGACAAGCGAGGCGACCGCGTCGCTGACCGTCGCGGGGGTCACCGACAGCTCCTCCGCCGTTCCTCCGACGGTGTGCTTCGCCCCCGTCTTCAACAGCGTCAGAAGGATCCGAAGCTGCAACGGGCTGATCGCCGAATCCCGGCTGCGGCGCTCCAATAAAAACCCGACCGCCTGGACCACCTGCTCCAGGCCAAAGAGAAGCCGCTCTTCAATAGGAAACGATTCGTCGTGTTGCATACTGCTCCGAGTCTTTGTCTGAGATGGTTCTACCAAATTAGTTAGGACTCCTAAATATCATGCCGCCTTCCGATCTGTCAACAAAAAAGAATGCGCGCCTTTAAACAAGAAGTAACAGACGGGCAAAAATATCGCCCCAGGTTGAAACGGATAACACTTTCCTTTTGATTTCGGCTTGGTTATGATGGAGCCGTTATCTTCCGCAGGGATTTATGATGCAAGAGATAAATCAGGAAGGTACTCGGATGTGGAGAGGGATTGAGTTAAGACGGAAGATTTGGCGCGATCGGGTGGGATGGTAGAGGGCTAGGAATAATGGATATATCTCAAAATATCCTGCTAACAGGTGCGGGGTTTAGTCACAACTTCGGTGGATTTCTTGCAGATGGGATGTGGTCACAAATTTTTAATCATCCAGAGATTCAGGACCGACAATTAATTAAAGATGTTCTGCTGAAGGACTTTGATTATGAGTCTATATATAACGAGGTTCTTCTCGGTGAGACAGGTAAGTGGTTTGATTCAGATAGAACAGCTATAAAGACCGCAGTTCTTGAAGCATATAGACAACTAGATCAGCTTATTTTAAATTACAATAAACACCCTAATATAGATTACATGTATGCGGTCAATAAATTTATTGA contains:
- a CDS encoding MarR family winged helix-turn-helix transcriptional regulator, whose protein sequence is MQHDESFPIEERLLFGLEQVVQAVGFLLERRSRDSAISPLQLRILLTLLKTGAKHTVGGTAEELSVTPATVSDAVASLVKKGLLAKKRGTEDGRVAHLALSARGKRLAVSQTVPDELIDLIRTLSKGEQESLLLVLIKLIRGFQERGMIPIARMCTNCRFFSPNAYPNSKKPHHCGFVEAPFGDRELRIECPDYAAPAGLNVLKD